In a single window of the Micromonospora sp. WMMD1155 genome:
- a CDS encoding Type 1 glutamine amidotransferase-like domain-containing protein, with product MKFLLTSGGISNPSISAALVDLLGKPIAESTALFIPTAVHPFPGGAERAWKAVHGRADIPLCQLGWKSLGLLELTALPTIREENWVPAVRQADALLVWGGDVLYLTYWMRRSGLADLLPSLSDTVYVGVSAGSIAVTPYNCDAEFDLGFVPDGSDMAKDADRALGLVDFTLYPHLNHPDMEDTDLPTIQEWASGIPVPTYAIDDDTAITVVGGSVDVVSEGEWRLINP from the coding sequence ATGAAGTTCCTTCTCACGTCGGGGGGCATCAGCAACCCGAGCATCTCCGCCGCCCTCGTCGACCTGCTGGGCAAGCCGATCGCCGAGTCCACGGCCCTGTTCATCCCCACCGCCGTCCACCCCTTCCCCGGCGGAGCCGAGAGGGCGTGGAAGGCGGTTCACGGCCGCGCCGACATCCCGCTGTGCCAGCTGGGTTGGAAGTCCCTGGGGTTGCTGGAGCTCACCGCGCTGCCGACCATCCGAGAGGAGAACTGGGTGCCGGCGGTCCGGCAGGCCGACGCCCTCCTCGTCTGGGGCGGCGACGTGCTCTACCTGACCTACTGGATGCGCCGGTCGGGCCTGGCCGACCTCCTGCCGTCGCTGAGCGACACGGTCTACGTGGGGGTCAGCGCCGGGAGCATCGCGGTCACCCCGTACAACTGCGACGCCGAATTCGATCTCGGGTTCGTCCCGGACGGCAGCGACATGGCGAAGGACGCCGACCGGGCGCTGGGGCTGGTGGACTTCACGCTGTACCCCCACCTCAACCATCCGGACATGGAGGACACCGACCTGCCGACCATCCAGGAGTGGGCGTCCGGAATCCCGGTCCCGACGTACGCCATCGACGACGACACCGCCATCACTGTGGTCGGTGGCAGCGTCGACGTCGTCTCCGAAGGCGAGTGGAGACTGATCAACCCCTGA
- a CDS encoding DUF418 domain-containing protein yields MDVSAGTIGATASPSRAGQRLHDLDALRGFALLGIFVVNITFMASGYPGNLITDPAFSSVLDDAARFLSAVFVDMKFYILFSFLFGYSFTLQMEAAGRAGAAFGPRMLRRIAGLFILGALHTALLYGGDILMTYAVVCLVLLAMRRVRDRTALRVAGVLYGIVLMSLLASGLLVNSSAFLPTRAEALTNAEKATAAMLGGWSDVIGHHLSGLPFLVLQSATFQGPTALAMFLLGMVAGRRRLLAGVSGHEPVLRRIQWIGFPVGIAGGVAYALGGGNGEPLAVGVSAATAPLLTAAYVATLLRMMHGPRFGFVRSALAPAGRIALTNYLGQSLLGLLIFSGIGLGLAGRVSPVGTTGLALLIFAAQLTVSAWWLRHHRYGPAEWALRRVTNGRTAEPAASRNGIS; encoded by the coding sequence ATGGACGTGTCAGCGGGCACCATCGGCGCCACGGCGAGCCCGTCGAGAGCCGGGCAGCGCCTGCACGACCTCGACGCGCTGCGGGGCTTCGCGCTGCTCGGGATCTTCGTCGTGAACATCACCTTCATGGCCTCCGGTTACCCGGGCAACCTGATCACGGACCCGGCGTTCTCGTCGGTCCTCGACGATGCGGCGCGGTTCCTGTCCGCGGTGTTCGTCGACATGAAGTTCTACATCCTCTTCTCGTTCCTCTTCGGATACAGCTTCACCCTGCAGATGGAGGCGGCTGGGCGCGCGGGCGCCGCGTTCGGGCCGCGGATGCTGCGCCGGATCGCCGGCCTGTTCATCCTCGGCGCCCTGCACACCGCGCTCCTGTACGGCGGCGACATCCTGATGACGTACGCGGTGGTCTGTTTGGTCCTGCTCGCGATGCGCCGGGTCCGCGACCGGACGGCGCTGCGCGTCGCCGGCGTGCTCTACGGGATCGTGCTGATGAGCCTGCTGGCCAGCGGGCTTCTCGTGAACTCCTCCGCGTTCCTGCCGACCCGAGCCGAGGCACTGACCAACGCCGAGAAGGCGACGGCCGCGATGCTCGGCGGATGGAGCGACGTCATCGGCCACCACCTCTCCGGGCTCCCCTTTCTGGTGCTGCAGTCCGCGACGTTCCAGGGGCCGACGGCGCTGGCGATGTTCCTGCTCGGCATGGTTGCCGGCCGACGGCGGCTCCTCGCCGGTGTCAGCGGTCACGAGCCGGTGCTGCGGCGGATCCAGTGGATCGGCTTCCCCGTGGGTATCGCGGGCGGCGTGGCGTACGCGCTGGGCGGCGGCAACGGCGAGCCACTGGCCGTGGGTGTGAGCGCGGCGACCGCGCCGCTGCTGACAGCCGCGTACGTGGCCACGCTGCTGCGGATGATGCACGGCCCGCGGTTCGGGTTCGTGCGGTCGGCCCTGGCACCGGCGGGGCGGATCGCGCTCACCAACTATCTGGGGCAATCGCTGCTGGGGCTGCTCATCTTCAGCGGGATCGGGCTCGGCCTGGCCGGGAGGGTGTCGCCGGTGGGGACGACCGGTCTGGCATTGCTGATCTTCGCGGCGCAGCTTACGGTGAGCGCGTGGTGGCTGCGTCATCACCGGTACGGGCCGGCGGAGTGGGCGCTACGGCGGGTGACGAACGGAAGGACGGCAGAGCCGGCGGCGAGCCGGAACGGCATCTCATAG
- a CDS encoding TetR/AcrR family transcriptional regulator — MADDVPADLARLWRLPTSARRGRPAELDVERVVGAAVDLADHEGLDGVTLQKVAQTLGFTKMSLYRHVGSKEELVELMTDHATGPAPRLEADNWRDGVHRWAAAIRARYAEHPWLVEVPIAGPPRGPNAIGWMDAFLRVLRDTGLQPRTKAGVLVVVSGYVRNAILQGRQMAEGRSGTGLSQADVEENYGRALAALVRPERFPEAAPLFAAGAFESEPGEDPQDQDFTFGLNLILDGVEAAIARRTS, encoded by the coding sequence ATGGCCGACGACGTGCCCGCCGACCTGGCGCGACTCTGGCGACTGCCGACATCCGCACGCCGTGGCCGGCCCGCCGAACTCGATGTCGAGCGGGTCGTCGGCGCTGCGGTGGACCTGGCGGACCACGAGGGCCTGGACGGGGTGACCCTGCAGAAGGTCGCGCAGACTCTCGGCTTCACCAAGATGTCGCTCTATCGGCACGTGGGCTCGAAGGAGGAACTCGTCGAACTGATGACCGACCACGCCACCGGGCCCGCCCCCCGGCTGGAAGCGGACAACTGGCGTGACGGCGTCCATCGCTGGGCGGCGGCGATCCGCGCCCGATACGCCGAACACCCGTGGCTCGTGGAGGTGCCGATCGCCGGCCCACCCCGAGGGCCGAACGCCATCGGCTGGATGGACGCGTTCCTGCGGGTCCTTCGCGACACCGGCCTGCAGCCGAGGACGAAGGCAGGCGTACTCGTCGTCGTCAGCGGTTACGTGCGCAACGCGATCCTGCAGGGCCGGCAGATGGCGGAGGGCCGCAGCGGCACCGGGCTGAGTCAGGCCGACGTCGAGGAGAACTACGGCCGCGCCCTCGCCGCGCTCGTCCGCCCGGAGCGCTTCCCCGAGGCCGCGCCGCTGTTCGCGGCGGGCGCGTTCGAGAGCGAACCGGGCGAGGACCCACAGGACCAGGACTTCACCTTCGGCCTCAACCTGATCCTCGACGGCGTCGAGGCCGCCATCGCGCGGCGCACTTCCTGA